CAGAACCTTTGACGGCAATAATGTACAAGTTTCTAGCACCACTGTTGTCAGCACAGTTCATGATGGCACCGACTGGTAGACCTAACTAGTTAGAAAGAGTTCTCAACATTAGGGAATGAGAATAGTTGTTAGTAAAAGAGTCGGGAGAAGTTGGCGTTATGTGATTAATCCTGAAATATAGAGTTAAACGAGACGTTTGCAGAATTTAGACCTGTTTCAACGGTTACTCATTAGTGTAGGCGAACAGAGGGAAGCAGAATACGCTTGCCGTATATAATCCTAAACCTGAAAGGTTTGAGTCCATAAATTTTGACACGGATCACctcattttcaaatataGCCCACTTAGTCATTCAAATACTGCCATTTAGGCATACAGTTGCATATTCGGCGGGGCATAATTAGCGATGACGCATCATTGTTATGGAGAATCTCAAAAGGAATATGACCTGACTCTGCACTTAGCTTTTAAGGTCATTAAAAGCTTGTTTTATCTTGTTGGACCcagtaaaataaaatcttgaaaCTTCGCTTCATAATCAATTTAACCAAATTGCATTgtggaaaatgaaaattttaacaTACTGAGATTCTAAACTTAGTACCTTGAGCACCGTTACCGGACATTATTAGTTATATATGGGTGTGTTGGATTTGTATTACTTGTAAGCCCCAAGAATGAAAACAACGAAAGTAAGAGATTTCCAGCTACTAAATCAATTACAACCTTAGCAATATGATAGTTGCTATTAGCGGGAAACAGGTACATTATGGCTACAGTTCGTATCCGGCCaaattaatttttcagccCGAGCGTGTTTGggtttgatattttctttttttatctctttttcaacatttcTATGCAAGACTGCTAATGGTTGTACGGCAATTTCTATAAAAGCGGGATAAGCCACCACAAATTTGGTCTTTATTAAAATAAACTGCATGGGTTTTTAAGGGCATTTTTCATATGGTGTACCGGTGTTAAAGTCGTCTGTTCTATGCTCTATtatcttattttttatctGAGGTATATCATGATATGGTAATAGTAATTGCGATTGCAAGCTTAGGATtacatttatataaaacaaTACAAATATTTAGCCCGTTTAGGTTATTATAGACcaattcttgttttctcttATTCTATCCGTTAAAAAGTCTGTGGGGTTGTTGTCTTCGACAACGTCATTATCCTCGTTGCTCCCTTCATTATTAGCTGTATTTTCGTGATCCTCGTCATTATGAGTCCTCAGTTTTGCACGTTGTGCGCGCGACATATGACTccagttttgttttttctccaaataCTCTCTTTTGCCCATTGTACTGTAACCATCATCACTTGGATTTGGAGGCCAACTACTTGCTTTGTTCCCGGGGTTATTGCCATAATTTGGATTATAGTactcttcttccatttcatTCAACCTCAATGCCTGTAAATCGATTAGGTTTATGCCCTTCTCGTTCTTAGCCCAACCGTTTCCACCTTGTAAAATATCTTCCACACATTCTCTCGGTGTAAATTCACCTGGTCTTGGATCCCAAGGTAGTTTGAACGTCTTCTGGTACAAGTTCTCAATTAGTGGGCTCATGGAGGACGATATTGTTGTGGAAAGTCCTGGCTTTGATGTCGCTTCGCTACTCTTGTTGTTGGTAGATGTCGGTGATTTGAGGCTTGTGCTATTTCCTGTCCCATTCGTGCTAGGTTTCGCTACAGTTGTGCCAATACCATTTATATTAGAGAATGTATTCTTTGGTGATATCTGGTTTGTTGTCGAAGTAGGGCTAGAAAGTTCGGATGTGTTGTCTAGTATAGTATTTATTCCTGGCCTAAAATTAGCAAGCTGGCCATTAGTAAACGATTTGGAAATGTTAAAGTCTTCGTAAGAGCCTCTAACTAATTTTAATTGTAATGAGACGTTGATAATAGAATTGACCTTTGAGTGTTTCAGGAGAAATCTGTTTGTTGTGGGattttcgtcttctttAACATATTCCGTTATATCTATGTCTACTGTTCCTAATAGGAGCTTACCCGTTATCTTTTGAGAATATGAATTGCTTCCTGTGGCAGTTAGTGCAGTGGCGTTTGCATAAGTGGTTTTCTTCACTTTACCATTGGCACTAGAACTAGAAGTCAACGCGGAATTTGCATCGGcaaactcaaaaaaaacatccaacactaatattttcttcaggaAGCAGCCATTTTTATCTAAGTGAAGCTTCACCAGGATTGGTTTGTCCAGTGAATAATTCCATTGTGCTCTATGATGTTGCACATGTACATGTTTTGTTGTACCTCTACTCTGGGTCGAAGTAGATTGATGCTCACCATCCAGAGCGATCTTATGTCCGGACGTCCCGGTTCCATCCTTCAGACGCCATTTTGTGTAGCAGTAACCAGAAGATTGAGGAATATTTACcaattctttgatttgCAGGTCCAATAAGAATTTTGGTCTTTTTGCCTTGCTATTATGATTAAACGGCATCTTGATATTCACCGCACTAAATTAGCCCTTTCTATAGGTACTTAATGTTATTTTAGCAACCTGAATGAAATCAGAAGATgttctttccttcttaTACAAGTGCCTTTTATCACTGTCACTGAACTTGGTCATCTTAGAAATACAAAGGGGGGGACCCTGAGAAAACTTCCaccgaaaaaaaaagtatgCCCACGCGTCCTTTACCCGGAAATAATTATCCTGATTTAGCCGCCGAGattgttatatatatatgtatcGAAGGTCTCTGGATTGTGGCAAATCAAGGTATCCCATTGGTTTTATTTCATCAGTTGCTTTTGTAGTCGGCAAATTTTGAACCAATAAATGATGGAAAATTGTGTTACCGAACCTCCTCTCTGTTACGAGCGGTAAATACAAGGAAGACGCATGTCAATGCAGGTAATATATAGTGCAAAGCGTCTATCGAATTAGTGGCACACTTCCTTCTCTCAGCAGCTACATTCTCTTTTATAATGTGGGGCTATTTTACTAAAATTTATAGTACAGGAATGGTTGTGGATCCAGATGAAACTTAGTTTACATCAAAGGTTATGTCGCGCAATATTCACTACAGTACGGCTTAGCAAACGCAACCACTATTTTAAGAGTTAAAGCCTTTACAGGGTTCTCACAGATAcaaatttgttttcttctttggcaCTCCCAAGAATGTTTGGGGTGTCAGCGTTAAGAATGACGAAGAAATCCTATATcccaaaaataaatactAGGATTTCGTgacaaaaattaaaaacGGGAAACATGATGTAGCTAAAAATCTTTAAGGATCAGTAATGAGGATTTTATATAATTGCACGAATCAACTCTTCAAAAAAGGCCACCAAATATTCAGGGATCGGTGTGTTTCTATTCTATTGTCGCGTAAGAAAGGCTATCACATATGGGGAGAAGAACTCAGCCACATTGAACTACTTTCGAAACCGCGTAGTCGGAAACGACATTCCCCCGTACCAAAACAAACGAAAGGACGTGAAAGCTAAATGAATAACATGGCACTAATAATTTggcagaagaagaaaaagaaaaaggaaaaagaagctaaAACTTTACGGTTCCCTTGGGATATCCTCTGATTTACATCCGAAGAATTGGGTGCGTAATTAAGAGCAATCTTCCGTTTCATCAAGCAGTTTTACTGCACCAGTCTATAGAAGCAATAGTTTTACTGGCAATTCCAACAAAGTTCTAATCCGAAGTGACTCGAAGACATTGcaataaaaaagagtaGAGGATGAGTTTCGAAGGAAATACCCTAGGCAAAGGGGCCAAATCTTTTCCTCTGTATATTGCAGTGAATCAGTACTCTAAACGAATGGAGGACGAGCTCAATATGAAACCAGGTGACAAAATTAAAGTCATTACCGATGATGGGGAGTACAATGACGGCTGGTATTATGGGCGCAATTTGAGAACCAAGGAGGAAGGTTTATACCCAGCGGtatttaccaaaaaaatagcaatAGACAATGCAGAAGGTCTGCGTGAAACACGAACCCAAGAGAGTGGCAATTCTGGCGTCAAGTATGGAACTTTAAATGGTTCTGCGAGTAAGATAGGAAATATTTCCTCGCAGAAACAGGAGAACAGGTACACGTCATTGAAAAGTACAATGAGCGATATAGACAAAGCTTTAGAAGAACTAAGAAATGGTTCAGTTGAACAAGAGGTATCAAGATCCCCCACAAAAGTACCCAAAGTGAGCGCTCTGGAGGTGCAAGATGAAGAGACCCTGATTCAAGATAAAACCCAAAACGAGGGAAACGCGACGCACGACTCGATATTTTCAAGTACAGCGGATTTGAACTTAAGTTCCGATTCTTTAAAGAACATAAGTAGGTCAAATATATCAACAAAATCCCTAGAACCGAGTTCAGAACCTGTCAATTTATTAGACCCAAAAATGGCTAAAAATTGGAGCCCAGAAGAGGTTACTGATTACTTTAGTTTGGTTGGATTTGATCAAATCACTTCCAATAAATTCAAAGAGCATCAAGTCTCCGGGAAAATACTATTAGAATTAGAGTTAGAACACCtgaaagaattggaaataaattcttttgGGATAAGATTTGAGatatttaaagaaataGGGAACATCAAATCCACAATAGATTCGTCGTCAAATACACTGCATAGCGACTACACCACctttgcttttgaaaacCAAACAGCCCGACTAATGCCTGCAGCCACTGTAAATAGAGACGAAATTCAACAACCAATTTCCTCCAAGTGCAACAAGCCACCAGGCGTGAGCTCTGATAGAAAATCATCTTCGGGCACTACAGAATTGCAAAGACCGAGCTCGGTTGTTGTTAATCCCAACTTCAAACTTCACGACCCAGCTGAGCAAATTTTAGATATGGCAGAAGTTCCTAATTTGTTTGCTGATAAAgacatttttgaatcaCCGGGAAGAGCTCCAAAACCGCCATCATATCCAAGCCCCGTTCAACCACCACAATCGCCATCTTTTAATAACAGATATGCAAGTAACAACGCCAGGTTTCTCCCTCAATCAACAAATTCATCCAAAAACAAGAACTCAGCCGTTTATTCAAATGGACTAATTCCAAAATCTTCGACATCTTCCGATAATTCAACAggaaaattcaaatttccTGCTATGAATGGTCATGACTCGAACTCTAGGAAAACAACATTGACATCTGCTACTATTCCTTCCATTAATACGGTTAATACAGACGAATCTCTACCCGCAATTTCAAACATATCTTCGAATGCTACATCTCATCATCCGAACAGAAATTCCGTTGTCTACAATAGCCATAAGAGGACTGAATCTGGAAGTTCGTTCGTTGATTTATTCAATAGGATTTCAATGTTATCGCCAGTCAAGTCAAGTtttgacgaagaagaaacgaAGCAACCTTCAAAAGCTAGTAGAGCAGTTTTCGATTCAACACGCAGGAAGTCGTCTTACGGACATTCAAGAGATACCTCACTTTCTGGAATGAAAAAGCATAGGAGAAACTCCTCTAtattatcctttttttcttcgaagaGTCAATCTAATCCAACGTCGCCAACAAAACAAACTTTCACTATCGATCCTTCTAAGATGACTTCCCATTCCCGCTCCCAGTCGAACTCCTATTCGCATGCAAGATCACAATCTTACTCCCACAGTAGAAAGCACTCCTTAGTTACTAGCCCCTTGAAAACTTCTTTAAGCCCCATAAATTCCAAATCCAATATTGCCTTAGCGCATAACGACACATCTAATAGTAATGATAAAGAGGAATTATCTCAACCGCGTGAAGGTAAGCACAAGCACAAGCATAAACATAGGAGCAAGCACAAGCATAACAGTGGCTCCAAAGATAGCCCCTCTGAggaaaaaag
The nucleotide sequence above comes from Saccharomyces paradoxus chromosome II, complete sequence. Encoded proteins:
- a CDS encoding uncharacterized protein (similar to YBL086C) — translated: MPFNHNSKAKRPKFLLDLQIKELVNIPQSSGYCYTKWRLKDGTGTSGHKIALDGEHQSTSTQSRGTTKHVHVQHHRAQWNYSLDKPILVKLHLDKNGCFLKKILVLDVFFEFADANSALTSSSSANGKVKKTTYANATALTATGSNSYSQKITGKLLLGTVDIDITEYVKEDENPTTNRFLLKHSKVNSIINVSLQLKLVRGSYEDFNISKSFTNGQLANFRPGINTILDNTSELSSPTSTTNQISPKNTFSNINGIGTTVAKPSTNGTGNSTSLKSPTSTNNKSSEATSKPGLSTTISSSMSPLIENLYQKTFKLPWDPRPGEFTPRECVEDILQGGNGWAKNEKGINLIDLQALRLNEMEEEYYNPNYGNNPGNKASSWPPNPSDDGYSTMGKREYLEKKQNWSHMSRAQRAKLRTHNDEDHENTANNEGSNEDNDVVEDNNPTDFLTDRIRENKNWSIIT
- the BOI1 gene encoding Boi1p (Protein implicated in polar growth~similar to YBL085W), encoding MSFEGNTLGKGAKSFPLYIAVNQYSKRMEDELNMKPGDKIKVITDDGEYNDGWYYGRNLRTKEEGLYPAVFTKKIAIDNAEGLRETRTQESGNSGVKYGTLNGSASKIGNISSQKQENRYTSLKSTMSDIDKALEELRNGSVEQEVSRSPTKVPKVSALEVQDEETLIQDKTQNEGNATHDSIFSSTADLNLSSDSLKNISRSNISTKSLEPSSEPVNLLDPKMAKNWSPEEVTDYFSLVGFDQITSNKFKEHQVSGKILLELELEHLKELEINSFGIRFEIFKEIGNIKSTIDSSSNTLHSDYTTFAFENQTARLMPAATVNRDEIQQPISSKCNKPPGVSSDRKSSSGTTELQRPSSVVVNPNFKLHDPAEQILDMAEVPNLFADKDIFESPGRAPKPPSYPSPVQPPQSPSFNNRYASNNARFLPQSTNSSKNKNSAVYSNGLIPKSSTSSDNSTGKFKFPAMNGHDSNSRKTTLTSATIPSINTVNTDESLPAISNISSNATSHHPNRNSVVYNSHKRTESGSSFVDLFNRISMLSPVKSSFDEEETKQPSKASRAVFDSTRRKSSYGHSRDTSLSGMKKHRRNSSILSFFSSKSQSNPTSPTKQTFTIDPSKMTSHSRSQSNSYSHARSQSYSHSRKHSLVTSPLKTSLSPINSKSNIALAHNDTSNSNDKEELSQPREGKHKHKHKHRSKHKHNSGSKDSPSEEKSKKKLFSSTKESSVGSKESKRSPSELTQKTTKSILPRSNAKKQQTSAFTEGIRSITAKESMQNADCSGWMSKKGTGAMGTWKQRFFTLHGTRLSYFTNTNDEKERGLIDITAHRVLPASDDDRLISLYAASLGKGKYCFKLVPPQPGSKKGLTFTEPRVHYFAVENKSEMKAWLSAIIKATIDIDTSVPVISSYATPTIPLSKAQILLEEARLQTQLRDAEEEEGRDQFGWDDTQNKRNSNYPIEQEQFGKTNDYLESSGFEYPGGRL